Proteins found in one Pyrus communis chromosome 15, drPyrComm1.1, whole genome shotgun sequence genomic segment:
- the LOC137718727 gene encoding patatin-like protein 2, which produces MERIGRVEPPTVFGKIVTVLSIDGGGIRGLIPATILAFLESELQKLDGEDARIADYFDVIAGTSTGGLVTAMLAAPNENNRPLFAAKDIIDFYINQCPKIFPQNTWPIFPNTTKIIKALAGPKYNGKYLHRLIRERLGNKKLHDTLTNVVIPTFDIKNLHPAIFSNFNVKKKPSYDALLSDICIGTSAAPTYLPAHYFETKNAAGRTREFNLIDGGVAANNPTLLAVCEVTNEIRKVNPDVFPVKPMDYGRFLVISLGTGSSKAEMKYHARFAAKWGLLNWLTSGGSTPIINVFSQASNDMVDLHLSAIFQALHSEENYLRIQDDTLRGTIASVDIATKKNLTNLVKVGEGLLKKPVSRVNLDSGRFEATKHETNAEALIRFAKLLSEEKRRRQAGSTNGHVESTY; this is translated from the exons ATGGAAAGAATCGGTAGAGTAGAGCCCCCCACAGTCTTTGGAAAGATAGTCACAGTTCTCAGTATCGATGGCGGCGGAATAAGAGGCCTCATTCCGGCAACCATTCTTGCTTTCCTCGAATCTGAACTTCAG AAACTGGATGGTGAAGATGCAAGGATTGCCGACTATTTTGATGTGATTGCAGGAACAAGCACAGGTGGTCTTGTGACTGCTATGCTTGCAGCCCCAAACGAGAATAACCGCCCACTGTTCGCTGCCAAAGATATTATAGACTTCTATATTAATCAATGCCCTAAAATCTTCCCCCAAAACAC TTGGCCAATTTTTCCTAATACGACAAAGATCATCAAAGCTCTAGCAGGACCAAAATACAATGGCAAGTATTTGCATCGCTTGATTAGGGAAAGGCTGGGCAACAAAAAACTACACGACACATTGACTAATGTTGTAATTCCCACATTTGACATCAAGAATCTCCATCCAGCTATCTTCTCCAACTTTAAT GTGAAAAAGAAGCCATCATACGATGCCTTACTCTCTGACATATGCATTGGAACCTCAGCGGCACCAACTTATCTTCCAGCTCATTATTTTGAAACCAAGAACGCTGCAGGCAGAACTAGGGAATTCAACCTTATAGATGGCGGCGTGGCTGCAAATAATCCG actttacttgctgtttgtgaaGTTACAAACGAAATAAGGAAGGTGAATCCAGACGTCTTTCCTGTGAAACCTATGGACTATGGGAGATTTCTAGTGATATCATTAGGAACTGGTTCATCAAAAGCTGAAATGAAATACCATGCACGCTTTGCAGCGAAATGGGGCTTGTTGAATTGGTTAACCAGCGGTGGCTCCACCCCCATCATTAATGTTTTCAGTCAAGCAAGCAACGATATGGTTGATCTTCACCTTTCTGCAATTTTCCAAGCCCTTCATTCTGAAGAAAATTATCTTAGAATTCAG GATGATACCCTTCGGGGGACAATAGCTTCTGTGGATATAGCCACGAAGAAGAATTTGACCAATCTTGTGAAAGTTGGAGAAGGGCTATTGAAAAAACCAGTTTCTCGGGTTAATTTGGATAGTGGCAGGTTTGAGGCTACTAAGCATGAGACAAATGCAGAGGCTCTCATAAG gTTTGCTAAACTACTGTCGGAAGAGAAGAGGAGACGCCAAGCAGGGTCAACCAACGGGCATGTTGAAAGTACTTACTGA